The Pleuronectes platessa chromosome 11, fPlePla1.1, whole genome shotgun sequence genome includes a window with the following:
- the LOC128451411 gene encoding histone H1-like, translating into MAEVAPAPAPAAAKVKAAKKKVVKPKTAGPSVSDLIVKAVSTSKERSGVSAAAVKMALAAGGYNVEKNNSHVNTTIKKLVVSGTLVQTKGTGATGSLKMSKKVETKVQKPVKKAAPKAKKPAAKKPALAKKPKSAAAKKLAAAKKSPKKVTKPAAAKTPTMSPKKVAKSPKKVAKSPKKVVKKAPAAKKAPAKKVAKP; encoded by the coding sequence ATGGCAGAAGTCGCTCCAGCTCCCGCTCCAGCCGCCGCCAAGGTTAAAGCGGCCAAGAAGAAGGTCGTGAAACCGAAGACCGCCGGCCCCAGCGTCAGTGACCTCATCGTGAAGGCCGTTTCCACGTCCAAGGAGCGGAGCGGCGTGTCCGCGGCCGCCGTCAAGATGGCTCTGGCAGCCGGAGGCTACAATGTGGAGAAGAACAATTCCCACGTCAACACCACCATCAAGAAGCTGGTGGTCAGCGGGACCCTGGTCCAGACCAAGGGAACCGGGGCCACCGGCTCGTTGAAGATGAGCAAGAAGGTGGAGACCAAGGTCCAGAAGCCGGTGAAGAAGGCCGCTCCCAAAGCGAAGAAGCCCGCCGCCAAGAAACCTGCATTGGCTAAAAAGCCCAAGTCGGCGGCCGCCAAGAAGCTAGCAGCCGCTAAAAAGTCCCCGAAGAAGGTGACCAAACCGGCAGCGGCCAAGACGCCAACCATGAGCCCCAAGAAGGTGGCGAAGAGCCCCAAGAAAGTGGCGAAGAGCCCCAAGAAGGTGGTGAAAAAGGCCCCTGCTGCCAAGAAAGCCCCCGCGAAGAAGGTCGCCAAACCCTAA